Within Dysgonomonas sp. HDW5A, the genomic segment ACTATCATTCTTTATCTTCTCCCGTTGGAATTTCATGATGGAAACCGGAGCCGAATCTCTGCAAGGGCGATTTGCTCAACGTCTCTTAGATTATTGGACACCTACAAACCCTACCAATGATTATCCTGCTCCTAATTACGACAGAGCATCCGGTGATGAATTCAAAAGTTCGATGAATTATCAGGACGGTTCGTTTATCAAACTGCGTAATATTTCATTAGGATATCTATTCCCCAAACAAACCTTATCAAACTTGGGCGTAACTAATTTGAAGCTGTTTGCACAATTCAGAAACCCGGGATTATTATACTCTAAAATCGATTGGATTGATCCCGATTTAGGAGGCTCCACTTTCAATAGAGGAATAATCTTCGGTGTGAATATCGGATTCTAAAACAAACAAGGTCTCAGACCTTTTTACTTAAAAGAGAAAAGCATGAAAAATATAAAAAATATAGTATACTGTTGCATAATCGCAACATCTACGGTTGTTCTGATGCCGTCTTGCTCCGATTTTTTGGATGAAGAGTTAACAACATCATTGAGTTTGCAGTCTTTTGAAACCCCCGAAGGTTTAGACGGACTTTCAACAGGAATGTATCAGGGACTCAGATTTCACTTTAATTATAATTGGGCTTACGCTACCACCAATTACGGTACTGACGAATTTTCGGTCGGAGGAGACCGTTCGGAGCAGATGTGGAACACATACGATGCCAGTTTAAATTCGTTGAATGCATATGCTGCTAATGTCTGGGACAATATGTACAGCAATATAGCCAGTGCTAATATTCTGATAAAAAACGTGCCTCTATATTACGGAAATCTACCCAATCGGGATACACGTTTAGGAGAAGGGCATTTTATGAGAGCTTTCGATTATTTTAAGCTGGTGAGGCAGTTTGGCGGAGTACCTCTCAAACTGGAACCTTCTGTGACTGTCGAATTTGAATTTGGCAGAAATACAGCACCCGAGGTCTTCGAACAAATTATTAAGGATTTTACCGAAGCTTATAATTTATTGCCCGCTACACCTGCCCAACAAGGTCGTCTTACTAAATGGGCGGCAGCTCACTTTTTAGCAAAAGCTTATCTTACCCGTGCCAGCGAGCTTTACAGCGATTGGAATTCGGCAACAAAAAATGAGGATCTAGACAATGCCATCAAATATGCAGATATAGTAATCAATAGTGGAAAACATTCGTTAGCTAAAGATTTCCGCGAATTGTGGAATTATACAACAGTGAACGGTGCAAATGAAAAACTACCTGAGATTATTCTGGCAGCAGAGTTCTCCAATAATACGGCTACACAGGGACGTTATGGAAATCAAGTGCATCTGTACTATCCTTCGATTTATCAAAACTTGGCAGGAATGCAACGCGATATTCCCGGAGGTCGTGAATTTCAGAGGATGAGAACTACCGATTACTCCATGGATGTGTTTGACCGGGTGAACGATTCTCGATTCTGGAAATCGTTTAAAACCAGTTATTCTTGTAATAAGCCGGCAAGTGCTCCGGTTTGGGAGGCTAAATATGCACCTAAGCCCGAACTTGTAGGAAAACCTCGTTTTGCAGGAGGGCAGCAATCGATTCTGTATATCGTAAATAATGCAGGAGACAAAAGGTATACAGAAGAAAGCATTAAATACCGTGCCCCACACATGTTTGTACGTTATTTCGATGGAGACTCCCCCAATTTAATGAGCGAACATGGCAATTATACAACAAGCCGCTATGTGACAATGAGCAAATTTTTAGATGGATCGCGTATCTCAGTAGCATCACAGTTTGGTTGTCGCGATGGAATTTTAGCTCGTTTGGCCGAAACCTATCTTATTGCAGCCGAAGCCTATGGACGCAACGGTCAATACGATGCGGCATTACCTTATATCAATGCAGTGAGAGACAGAGCAGCTTATAAAGAGGGTGAAGACCGAACCGTTTACTCGGATGGAGGAGCAGCCTATAAGAATAATGCCGTAGCTAACGCAGCACAGTATACATCTTATTCGGAAATAAATTCTTACTATGAGTCTAATAACATACCGGTAACAACTACGGCTTCATTATCGGCACTGCATCTGAATAGTACAACTGATATATTTAATTCGACAAAAGAATTTTATACAGAAGTCGGAGCATCTTCACAAGCCGAAAAATTCCTTCACTTTATCTTGAACGAAAGATCAAGAGAGCTTGTCGGAGAATTGTTGCGTTGGGAAGATCTCTCAAGAACAAAGACACTGGTTACAAGAGCTAAAGTCTTTAACGACGATACAAACCCGAAAGAAGGTGTACATTATCTTCGTCCTATACCTCAATCGTTTTTGGATGCTATTCATAAGAATGGAAAGCCGTTGAGCGGAGAAGAAAAACAAGCCATGCAAAATCCCGGTTATTAAGTAGATAAAATATTTATTCTTATATTTTGCTAAACCAATAGACCGGTTTGCAATCTTGAAAATCTCAGGCAAGACTAAGTCCGAAAATTATAAGAGGGCTTAGTTTTGTCTTTTACCAAGAAAAAATCGAAATACCTGAAAATATGAAAAATAATAAATTACTATACCTTGTTGTATGTTTGTTTCTCATGGTTTCTACATTATCAGTTTCGGCACAGCCCAATTATGATTTTACAAAACTTAAACGGGAGAAGCTCAATAGAGGATTGGTTGTTGTGAAAAAAGATAATCAAACAAATTTCCTGAGTTGGCGTTATCTTTCGTCCGATCCTATGGATATATCTTTTAATATCTATCGAAACGGAACTAAAATAAATGATAAACCAATAACCGAAGGGACTTTCTTTGAAGACAAAACAGCTTCTGGCAGTGAGCAAACTTATGTAATAAAATCATTTGCAAAAGGCATTGAGAAAGAAGAACAAAAATATACCCTTCCTGCAAATGCCCCTGTGGGTTATGTAAATATTCCACTTGATAAACCTAAAGATGGGGTTACTCCCGATGGACAAGCCTATACTTATTCGCCCAACGATGCCAGTATCGGTGATGTAGATGGTGACGGCGAATATGAAATTATCCTGAAATGGGATCCATCTAATGCGCATGATAATTCACACAAGGGTTATACAGGAAATGTATTTATTGATTGCTATAAACTGAACGGAACTAAACTCTGGCGAATAGATCTCGGTAAAAATATCCGTGCAGGAGCACATTATACGCAGTTTATGGTATATGATCTGGATGGGGATAACAAAGCCGAAATAGTAATGAAAACCGCCGATGGTTCGGTTGACGGATCGGGTAATATTATAGGAGATGCAAAGTTGGACTTTCGAAATTCAGATGGTTTTATTCTATCGGGAAATGAGTACTTGACCATCTTCAATGGTGAGACAGGCAAGGCGATGGAAACCCTTCCTTACGATCCGCCCAGAGGTGAGTTAATGAGTTGGGGCGACGATAAAGGAAATCGTATGGATCGGTATTTGGCGGCTATTGCCTATCTCGATGGCGAGCATCCAAGTGTAGTCATGTGTAGAGGCTATTATACCCGAACAGTATTAGTAGCCTACGATTGGCGTAACGGAAAACTAACGAAACGCTGGACTTTCGATTCGAATACTCCCGGTAATGAGTCGTATGCAGGACAGGGAAACCACAACCTCAGAGTAGGTGATGTGGATGGAGACGGTTGCGACGAAATTATATACGGATCGTGTGCCATAGATCACGATGGGACAGGTCTGTATAATACTAAATTAGGACACGGTGATGCTATTCATCTGACCGTTTTCGACCCGAAAAGGGGAGGATTACAAGTTTGGGATTGCCACGAAAATAAACGGGATGGTTCTACTTACCGTGATGCACGAACAGGCGAAATACTGTTTCAGGTATCTTCATCTACGGATGTAGGTCGATGTATGGCAGCCGATATCGACCCTAATTATCCCGGAGTTGAAATGTGGTCGTGGGAGTCCAAAGGCATCCGGAATATAAAAGGCGAGGTGATTGATACCGCTATGCAAGACATATCGGTAAATATGGCTTGTTGGTGGGATGGAGATTTACTTCGTGAGTTGCTCGATAAAAACAAAATAACAAAATACGATTATAAGAACGGCGGATTTCAAACACTGCTTACTGCCGAGGGATGCGTTTCGAACAATGGAACAAAAGCTACTCCAGCCATACAAGGCGATATTGTGGGCGATTGGCGTGAAGAGGTTTTATTGAGAACCGAAGATAATAACAACCTGAGATTGTATGTGTCAACATATCCTACCGAATATCGTTTCCATACATTCTTGGAAGACCCGATTTACAGGATAAGTATGGCTACTCAAAACGTAGCCTATAATCAGCCTACGCAACCCGGATTTTATATGGGTGCTGATCTGGGTAAGATATTTCCCGAAAAAGAACTTGTAACCGATGCTACCGAACTGTTATTGGATGCAGGGATGAATTATGACAGTTACTTGTGGTCGATAGGTGGAGAGAGTCGCAGTAGGTTGGTAACATCAAAAGATATTCCCCTGAGAAAGCGTACACTTATACAATTAGTCGTTACTTATCGAGGCTATCAATTTTCAGATTCTGTGTATGTAACCTTAGGTGCAAAAACAAAATAGAAGCCTTAAATTCTATGTAATTGAATAATTTTCCATGTTTCGGAAAGTATGGAAATCCTTATTTTGCAATAAATATACGAAGACCATGAAATACACTTTGAATATATTCTCGCTTTTAGTTTTCCTATTGATAAGTGGAGTCCTTTCCGCTCAGAAAAAAGAGGATAAAATAAACGATTCTACTACACCTTTGCATCTATTGGCTTCCGATTATAAAGTTCCTTACGGGATGATCTCAAAAGATGAAGTAAAGAAATCGTTAGATAGAGTTTTGTCTTATCTTGAGGTATCCACTCCCACCAATGTAATCGACAAGAAAACAAGGAAAGTAATTACCGATTATTCAAAAATGGATAGCAACTCCGAACTCGAAAAAGGTGCTTTCCGTTTGGCAAGTTACGAGTGGGGAGTTACTTATTCGGGGATGCTCGAAATGGCTGCCGCCTCAGGAGATAAACGCTATTTTGACTATGTGAACGACAGGTTTAAATTTCTGTCGGATGTTGCACCTCATTTCAAGAAACTGATGGACGATTACGGTGTGATTGATCCTCAGATGAAACAAATGCTCACACCTCATGCTCTGGATGATGCAGGGGCAATGTGTGCTTCAATGATTAAGTTGGAGCAAACTAAATCCGAATATAACCTTCGTCCGCTTATCGACAATTATATCAACTATATCATGTATAGCGAATACCGTCTCTATGATGGTACATTTGCCCGTAAACGCCCACAAATGAATACCCTTTGGCTCGACGATATGTATATGAGTATTCCTGCTCTTGCTCAAATGGGTAAGCTCACAGGCGAAAGTAAATATTACAATGAGGCGGTAAAGCAGATACTTCAGTTTTCGAAACGAATGTTTGTTAAAGAGAAAGGCTTATATATGCACGGTTGGGTGGAATCGTCCGAAGAGCACCCCGCCTTCCATTGGGGAAGGGCAAACGGATGGGCACTGCTCACCATGGTTGAGGTATTGGATGTATTGCCCGCTAATCATCCCGAACGATCAAAAGTATTGACTCAATTAAAAGAGCATATAAAAGGCTTGACATCCTATCAATCGGGAGACGGCTTCTGGCATCAATTGATAGATCGGAACGATTCGTACCCCGAAACATCGGCAACGGCTATTTATGCCTATTGTATTGCCCGAGCCGTCAACAAAGGGTGGATCGATGCCATCGCTTATGCGCCTGTAGCCAATCTGGCTTGGCATGCCGTGTCTACCCAAATAAACAGCGAAGGGCAGGTCGAAGGTACTTGTGTGGGCACGGGTATGGCTTTCGATCCTGCATTTTATTACTATCGTCCTGTAAACGTATACGCTGCACATGGTTATGGGCCTGTATTATTGGCAGGAGCTGAGATTATCAATTTATTGAATAATTTCTATCCCAAAATGAACGACAGTGCAGTGCAATATTACTCAGAAAAACAAAATACCACTGCTCCCATTTTCAGTGTGAGTGATCCTTCACGTCCGCAGGACATAGTATCGGGTAGTTCACGTAAAAATGCAACAGCACCCGTTTTATTTCTGATTGGAGACTCTACCGTTAAAAATGGAAAAGGAAACGGCGATAACGATCAATGGGGATGGGGAAGCTTCTTCGAACAATTCTTCGATACAACAAAAGTATCTGTAGAGAACCATGCTTTAGGCGGAAGAAGCAGCCGTACATTTTTTACTGAAGGATTGTGGGATAAAGTATTGCCGGGTATTCAGGCAGGAGATTATCTGTTTATACAATTCGGACATAACGATGGAGGTTCGTTAAATACAGGTCGTGCCAGAGCCTCGCTGAAAGGTATTGGCAATGAATCGGAAACCGTAATAATGGAACGTAACGGAGGTGCAGAAACTGTTTATACATTCGGTCACTACCTGCGTATTTATATCCGTCAGGCAAAAGCTAAAGGAGCTTATCCGGTTGTATTGTCACCTACACCCGGAAATCATTGGACAGATGGCAAGCTGAACCGTATGACCGAAACATATACCAAATGGGCAAAAGAAGTTGCAGCACAGGAGAATGTCCCTTTTATCGATCTGAATGACCTGACAGCACAAAAATGCGATGCTTTAGGTCAGGGCAAAGTAAAGGAACTCTATAAAGACAATGTACACACTACTCGTGATGGAGCTTTGATGAACGGGCAATCGGTTGTTGACGGACTGCTGGCTTTACCCGATTTCAGGCTTCAAAAATATATTATTAGAAAATAACAATCTTATACAATAGTGGCTATGAAAAGAGAAGCATTTAAAATGTACTTAAAGCCGGGAAAAGAGGCTGAATACGAAAAACGTCACAACGAAATATGGGATGAATTAAAATCTCTTCTAAAAGAAGCAGGTATCAGCGATTACAGTATCTTTTGGGACGAAGAAACCAATGTCCTCTATGCTTCTCAAAAGGTGGAGGGAGGTTCTTCTCAATCGTTGGGAGAAAATCCTGTTGTTCAGAAATGGTGGGCATATATGGCAGATATTATGGAAACCAATCCCGATAATTCGCCTGTGTCGAAATCTTTGAAAGAAGTTTTTTATTTGAAATAAGTAATAGAAAATATGAAATCAGCCCTTATAATAGTTCTGTGTTTATTAGGAATAGTAAGTACTAATATGGCGGTAGATTACAAATTTAATCTGACAAAAGATAAACACCAGAAAGGTTTTACTACTATTGCTCCGGATCATATGTATATTGCAGGCGGTTATGGCTACGATTTAGGAACACATCCGAATGATGGAAAGCCGTTTTTTTTCTCGGTAGATGTACCTGAGGGTAACTATTTGGTGAGAGTGGTATTGGGAAGTAAAGATGCTTCAAGTAATACAACTGTAAAAGCCGAATCTCGTAGATTGATGCTCAAAAATATAGAGACAAAAAAAGGTGAATTTATCACACATGAGTTTGCTGTAAATATCCGTAATACAAAGATCTCGGAAACCGAATCGGTTAAGATAAAACCCCGTGAAATAGGCAAACTTATTTGGGATAATAAGTTGACTCTCGAATTTAATGGCGACAATCCATCGGTACAAAGTATTGAAATAAAATCGGCAGATAACTTGGTAACATTGTTCTTAGCCGGAAACTCAACTGTTGTTGATGAAGCCAACGAACCTTGGTGCGGATGGGGACAGATGTTTCCGCTTTTCTTTACATCCAAAGTGGCTATTGCCAATTATGCCGAATCGGGTGAGGCGGCAAATACGTTTGTTTCGTCTAAACGTTTCGCCAAACTATTAACCAAGATAAAGAAAGGTGACTATCTGTTTATAGAGTTTGGACATAACGATCAAAAACAAAAAGGCGAGGGTAAAGGCCCCTACACAAGCTACAAAAGTGACTTGAAATACTTGGTAGATGAAGCTCGTAAAAAAGGTGCAAACCCTGTACTGGTAACATCTATGCACCGCCGAAGTTTTGATGAAAAGGGAAAAGTAATCAATACGCACGGCGAATATCCTAATGCTGTCCGTTTATTAGCTAAAGAAGAAAATGTGCTTTTGATCAATCTCAATAATATGAGTAAAGATCTGTACGAAGCATGGGGAGTAGAAGGTTCTAAAAAGGCATTTGTACATTATGCAGCCGGAACATTTCCCGATCAGGAAAAAGCTTTGGAAGACAATACACACTTCAATCCCTATGGAGGCTATCAGATAGCCCGTTGTATAGTCAGTGGTATAATTGAAGCGAATTTACCCATCCAAAAATACATTAAAAAGGAATATCGAAATTATAATCCGGCTCATCCCGATGCGTTCGAGACATTTCATATTCCATTGACACCTTTTTCTTCGACAATTAAACCCGATGGAAATTAAAGCTATAGTGTTTATGCTGAATTAATAAACAGGTCTGTGACCTTAAACTTATAATATCTATATGAAAAGACGACTATTAACTGTATGTGGGATTCTTTCGTTAACGTTTGTAACGGTATTTTCTCAACAACGTACTGATGAAGAATGCATAAGGGCGGTAGCCGATAATATATTGAAAGAGCCTGTCTCTCAATTTGTAGGAGTGAAAACAGGTAAAACATACAACAGCACCAAAGAAATACCTAAAGGCGAAGATGTGAGGTTTAAAAGCCCGCTTTCCGAATGGCATTATTCGAATGGAGTGTTGGATATGAGTATGATAAATCTGGGCGAGTATCTCAATGACCCCAAATATATCAACTATGCAAAGAATCATGTCGCATTTGGATTTGCCAATTACGAGTATTTTAAAAATACATTCCGTAACGACCGAAAGCATTGGCACTGGCCTTTCGGTCAGCTTTGGAATATGAAAGAACTGGACGATTGCGGAGCAATGGGAGCTGCCGTTATTGAAGTATATAAGTACGATTCGAAGAAGCAATATAAAGACTACTTTGAAGCAGCAGGAAAACATATCATGCAGGATCAAACCCGTTTGAGCGACGGTACATTGTGCCGTACATTTCCCCGTGAAATGACCGTGTGGGCGGATGATGTATACATGAGTGTTTCGTTTCTGGCTCAAATGGGAAAACAGACAGGTAATAAGAAATACTTTGATGAAGCAACCCGTCAGATTATTAATATTTCAGATTACTTGTGGTGTCCCGACAAACAACTGTTTTATCATTGTTTTTATACCGACCTCAATCGTAATGGAGTAGCATTCTGGGGACGGGCAAACGGTTGGATTACCGTGTCGTTAGTTCGTCTTTTAGGCGTGTTACCAAAGGATTATGCAAGTAGGAAACAGTTAATCGATCTACTCGAAAAACAAATTGTTGGTGCATCACGCTATCAGAACGAAAACGGTATGTGGAATCAGTTATTGGATAAACCCGAATCATACGACGAGTCGTCGGTAACAGCCATGTATGTGTACGGTATTGCCAAAGCAATCAACGAAGGTTGGTTCGATGATACCTATATGAGAATAGCCCAACTGGGGTGGAATGCATTGAAAAAAGACCAGATAACCGAAAACGGACACTTTAAGAATGTATGTGTGGGAACAGGTATCACCGATGATCTGCCCTTTTATTACAGCCGTCCTGTAGGTGAAAATGAAAAACACGGACTTGGTTTGATTATTGATGCAGGTGTTGAGATTCTGAAACTAAATAAGAGAAATAAGAAATAATAGATATGAAGAAAATTATCAGTCTTCTGTTTCTTATTTATCTGATGATACCTACGGTAGGGGCATTTACTGTAGAGCCTGATCTCTCGTGGAAAAAAAAGGTGGGAGCCAGACAATACCCTAAAAATACAAAGATTTTTAAGGTGTCTGATTATGGAGCAATAGCAGATGGGACAACTTTGAATACAAAAGCCATCCAAAAAGCGATAGATGCCTGTGTTTCGTCAGGAGGAGGAATTGTTACTTTCGAAAAAGGTAAGTATCTGTCGGGCTCTTTGTATCTGAAAGAGGGTGTAAATTTTGAAGTACCTAAAGGAACCGTGCTTTTAGGAAGCACCAATATAGAAGATTACCCTGAGATAGATACACGAGTGGCAGGTATAGAGATGCGTTGGCCTTCGGCATTAATAAATGTTTTGGATCAGAAAAATGTAATGTTGAGTGGTTCAGGTATCATACATGCACAAGGTAAAGTCTTTTGGGATACTTATTGGAAAATGAGAAAGGAGTATGAGGCTAAAGGTTTACGCTGGATTGTTGATTACGATTGTAAGCGTCCTCGTACTTTATTGATTTCTAATTCTGAGGATGTGACAGTTAATGACCTTACTTTTCAACAGGCAGGATTTTGGACTATTCAACTGCTTTATTCCTCGTATTGTACTGTCGATGGGGTAATTATTCAAAATAATGTAGGAGGACACGGGCCAAGTACCGATGGCGTAGATGTAGATTCCTCGTCTTATATACTGATCGAAAACTGTGATATTGATTGTAATGATGATAACTTTTGTCTCAAATCGGGTAGGGATGCCGATGGTTTACGGGTAAACCGCCCTACGGAATATGTGGTGATTCGCAATTGCCTGTCTCGTGCCGGAGGTGGCTTACTTACCTGTGGCAGTGAAACATCGGGAGGAATCCGGTATGTTTTAGCGGAAGGATTGAAAGCAAAAGGCACGAATGTAGCTATCCGCCTGAAATCGGCAATGAACAGAGGTGGAACTACCGAGCATATCTATATCCGAGATGTTGAATTGGAAGACGTGGGTGTTGTTTTCGAAGCGAATGTTAATTGGAATCCGGCTTACAGTTATTCTACTTTGCCTAAAGAATACGAAAACAAACCTTTGCCCGATCATTGGGTGAAGATGTTGGAGAAAGTAGATCCCAAGAAAGGTATTCCATCTTTTACTGATATATATGTTTCAGATATTCGGATAAAAGATTCTCACAAGTTTCTCGAAATTTCCGGAAATAAGGATACTTATATGCAGAACTTTCACTTCGATAATATTCAGGGAGATGTAGAGACGTTGGGTAATATTGCTTTTGCGAAAAATATGGAGTTTCAACATATAAATGTCAAAGCAAAAGACAATGGGCCTATAACTATAAATAATAGTACACATATAAATTATCCGACAAGTATAGTAGGTAATGCTCCTTTCGCATATCAATTGAGTGGTAAGAGTAACAACGCTAAAATACTATTAGATAAATATCCCGAATTAGCTTTCTATTTTCCAGAAATGGGTGGTAACTTAAAATTCGGAATTATATGTACACAAGCCGATAAATGGTTTGGTGATTTTAAAGAAATAGATGTGAAACAATCTGATAACAGATCGTTAGTTTATACGCTATCCGACCCGATATTGGGAAAAGGAAAATTGGTTATAACAGTCATTTCACTCTCTCAATCGGACGGTGTAGTAATAGAAGTGAATCCTGTGGATATTCCTCAGAACCTAAATCTGTTTTGGTCGTATGGAGGTGCTTATGGTAAAATATTATCAGAAAACGAACATGGGAGGTTAAAACCCATCTACTGCCGTAACAATGTTTTTAGTGTCGAACAAACAGCTTTTACTTTATATCATGGCGAAAGTATGAGATTGAGAACCATCAATGCCGTGATGCCTGTTACATCCGAAATTCGTTTGTCGGATGTCCATGTACAAAAGTCACCACAAGCGTTTTTCGAGTCGGGAAAGAAAACCGATTCTCCTGCTTTGGCTGCTTCTTTACCTTTGATGAACGGTCAGAAAGAATATTTCAGTGTCTATAAGCAAAACGAAAAAGCCGATTATAATCATTTTATGTTGCCGGATTTATTCAAAGAAGAATCTCAAAAGAAATAATGGCTTATGAAATGGTTGTTGTTAGGATACACACTTGTTTTCATGTTTTGTCGGGTTCAAGGGCAAACGGAGCCGATGGTATTTAAGGTATTCTGTTTCCCTTCCGATAAAATTCCCCGAATTGATGGTGATACTCATGATTGGGATATTGTTCCGGCGAGTTATACTATCGGAATAGATCAGATGACCGAAGATGAGGGAAAATATTCCGAATCCAATAAGTCAACATTGGATATTCAGGTGAAAGTGGGATGGTCTGAAGGTGAAAATCGTTTATATTTTCTATACGAAGCCTATGATAATTACTGGTCGTTTTCGAGAGATGATCT encodes:
- a CDS encoding RagB/SusD family nutrient uptake outer membrane protein, yielding MKNIKNIVYCCIIATSTVVLMPSCSDFLDEELTTSLSLQSFETPEGLDGLSTGMYQGLRFHFNYNWAYATTNYGTDEFSVGGDRSEQMWNTYDASLNSLNAYAANVWDNMYSNIASANILIKNVPLYYGNLPNRDTRLGEGHFMRAFDYFKLVRQFGGVPLKLEPSVTVEFEFGRNTAPEVFEQIIKDFTEAYNLLPATPAQQGRLTKWAAAHFLAKAYLTRASELYSDWNSATKNEDLDNAIKYADIVINSGKHSLAKDFRELWNYTTVNGANEKLPEIILAAEFSNNTATQGRYGNQVHLYYPSIYQNLAGMQRDIPGGREFQRMRTTDYSMDVFDRVNDSRFWKSFKTSYSCNKPASAPVWEAKYAPKPELVGKPRFAGGQQSILYIVNNAGDKRYTEESIKYRAPHMFVRYFDGDSPNLMSEHGNYTTSRYVTMSKFLDGSRISVASQFGCRDGILARLAETYLIAAEAYGRNGQYDAALPYINAVRDRAAYKEGEDRTVYSDGGAAYKNNAVANAAQYTSYSEINSYYESNNIPVTTTASLSALHLNSTTDIFNSTKEFYTEVGASSQAEKFLHFILNERSRELVGELLRWEDLSRTKTLVTRAKVFNDDTNPKEGVHYLRPIPQSFLDAIHKNGKPLSGEEKQAMQNPGY
- a CDS encoding DUF4450 domain-containing protein, whose amino-acid sequence is MKKIISLLFLIYLMIPTVGAFTVEPDLSWKKKVGARQYPKNTKIFKVSDYGAIADGTTLNTKAIQKAIDACVSSGGGIVTFEKGKYLSGSLYLKEGVNFEVPKGTVLLGSTNIEDYPEIDTRVAGIEMRWPSALINVLDQKNVMLSGSGIIHAQGKVFWDTYWKMRKEYEAKGLRWIVDYDCKRPRTLLISNSEDVTVNDLTFQQAGFWTIQLLYSSYCTVDGVIIQNNVGGHGPSTDGVDVDSSSYILIENCDIDCNDDNFCLKSGRDADGLRVNRPTEYVVIRNCLSRAGGGLLTCGSETSGGIRYVLAEGLKAKGTNVAIRLKSAMNRGGTTEHIYIRDVELEDVGVVFEANVNWNPAYSYSTLPKEYENKPLPDHWVKMLEKVDPKKGIPSFTDIYVSDIRIKDSHKFLEISGNKDTYMQNFHFDNIQGDVETLGNIAFAKNMEFQHINVKAKDNGPITINNSTHINYPTSIVGNAPFAYQLSGKSNNAKILLDKYPELAFYFPEMGGNLKFGIICTQADKWFGDFKEIDVKQSDNRSLVYTLSDPILGKGKLVITVISLSQSDGVVIEVNPVDIPQNLNLFWSYGGAYGKILSENEHGRLKPIYCRNNVFSVEQTAFTLYHGESMRLRTINAVMPVTSEIRLSDVHVQKSPQAFFESGKKTDSPALAASLPLMNGQKEYFSVYKQNEKADYNHFMLPDLFKEESQKK
- a CDS encoding glycoside hydrolase family 105 protein, producing the protein MKRRLLTVCGILSLTFVTVFSQQRTDEECIRAVADNILKEPVSQFVGVKTGKTYNSTKEIPKGEDVRFKSPLSEWHYSNGVLDMSMINLGEYLNDPKYINYAKNHVAFGFANYEYFKNTFRNDRKHWHWPFGQLWNMKELDDCGAMGAAVIEVYKYDSKKQYKDYFEAAGKHIMQDQTRLSDGTLCRTFPREMTVWADDVYMSVSFLAQMGKQTGNKKYFDEATRQIINISDYLWCPDKQLFYHCFYTDLNRNGVAFWGRANGWITVSLVRLLGVLPKDYASRKQLIDLLEKQIVGASRYQNENGMWNQLLDKPESYDESSVTAMYVYGIAKAINEGWFDDTYMRIAQLGWNALKKDQITENGHFKNVCVGTGITDDLPFYYSRPVGENEKHGLGLIIDAGVEILKLNKRNKK
- a CDS encoding rhamnogalacturonan lyase, producing MKNNKLLYLVVCLFLMVSTLSVSAQPNYDFTKLKREKLNRGLVVVKKDNQTNFLSWRYLSSDPMDISFNIYRNGTKINDKPITEGTFFEDKTASGSEQTYVIKSFAKGIEKEEQKYTLPANAPVGYVNIPLDKPKDGVTPDGQAYTYSPNDASIGDVDGDGEYEIILKWDPSNAHDNSHKGYTGNVFIDCYKLNGTKLWRIDLGKNIRAGAHYTQFMVYDLDGDNKAEIVMKTADGSVDGSGNIIGDAKLDFRNSDGFILSGNEYLTIFNGETGKAMETLPYDPPRGELMSWGDDKGNRMDRYLAAIAYLDGEHPSVVMCRGYYTRTVLVAYDWRNGKLTKRWTFDSNTPGNESYAGQGNHNLRVGDVDGDGCDEIIYGSCAIDHDGTGLYNTKLGHGDAIHLTVFDPKRGGLQVWDCHENKRDGSTYRDARTGEILFQVSSSTDVGRCMAADIDPNYPGVEMWSWESKGIRNIKGEVIDTAMQDISVNMACWWDGDLLRELLDKNKITKYDYKNGGFQTLLTAEGCVSNNGTKATPAIQGDIVGDWREEVLLRTEDNNNLRLYVSTYPTEYRFHTFLEDPIYRISMATQNVAYNQPTQPGFYMGADLGKIFPEKELVTDATELLLDAGMNYDSYLWSIGGESRSRLVTSKDIPLRKRTLIQLVVTYRGYQFSDSVYVTLGAKTK
- a CDS encoding rhamnogalacturonan acetylesterase, with protein sequence MSDPSRPQDIVSGSSRKNATAPVLFLIGDSTVKNGKGNGDNDQWGWGSFFEQFFDTTKVSVENHALGGRSSRTFFTEGLWDKVLPGIQAGDYLFIQFGHNDGGSLNTGRARASLKGIGNESETVIMERNGGAETVYTFGHYLRIYIRQAKAKGAYPVVLSPTPGNHWTDGKLNRMTETYTKWAKEVAAQENVPFIDLNDLTAQKCDALGQGKVKELYKDNVHTTRDGALMNGQSVVDGLLALPDFRLQKYIIRK
- the rhaM gene encoding L-rhamnose mutarotase, producing MKREAFKMYLKPGKEAEYEKRHNEIWDELKSLLKEAGISDYSIFWDEETNVLYASQKVEGGSSQSLGENPVVQKWWAYMADIMETNPDNSPVSKSLKEVFYLK
- a CDS encoding rhamnogalacturonan acetylesterase — its product is MKSALIIVLCLLGIVSTNMAVDYKFNLTKDKHQKGFTTIAPDHMYIAGGYGYDLGTHPNDGKPFFFSVDVPEGNYLVRVVLGSKDASSNTTVKAESRRLMLKNIETKKGEFITHEFAVNIRNTKISETESVKIKPREIGKLIWDNKLTLEFNGDNPSVQSIEIKSADNLVTLFLAGNSTVVDEANEPWCGWGQMFPLFFTSKVAIANYAESGEAANTFVSSKRFAKLLTKIKKGDYLFIEFGHNDQKQKGEGKGPYTSYKSDLKYLVDEARKKGANPVLVTSMHRRSFDEKGKVINTHGEYPNAVRLLAKEENVLLINLNNMSKDLYEAWGVEGSKKAFVHYAAGTFPDQEKALEDNTHFNPYGGYQIARCIVSGIIEANLPIQKYIKKEYRNYNPAHPDAFETFHIPLTPFSSTIKPDGN